A single Nitrosospira multiformis ATCC 25196 DNA region contains:
- a CDS encoding KdsC family phosphatase has product MQHIYEKARKITMVIFDVDGVLTDGSLYLTDGGEEIKAFNSQDGHGLKMLKATGVKVALITGRQSRCVDLKAKDWGVTLVYQGAKNKLPAFEALLEDQHLDASACAYVGDDLIDLPILLRCGLAISVPAAPALVKKHAHYITRLEGGRGAAREICEMIMQAQDTLDAHLATYLT; this is encoded by the coding sequence ATGCAACACATATACGAAAAGGCAAGAAAGATCACGATGGTTATCTTCGATGTGGATGGCGTGCTCACGGACGGGAGCCTCTATCTCACGGACGGAGGTGAGGAAATCAAAGCGTTCAACAGCCAGGATGGCCATGGCCTGAAAATGCTCAAGGCCACGGGAGTCAAGGTGGCGCTTATCACTGGCCGTCAGTCCCGCTGTGTGGATTTGAAGGCAAAGGACTGGGGCGTTACCCTCGTCTATCAAGGCGCAAAAAACAAGCTTCCCGCATTCGAGGCCTTGCTTGAGGACCAGCACCTGGATGCCTCCGCCTGTGCATACGTGGGAGATGATCTGATCGATCTGCCGATCCTGCTGCGCTGCGGTCTTGCCATCTCTGTACCTGCCGCCCCTGCCCTCGTGAAAAAGCACGCGCACTATATCACCCGTCTGGAAGGAGGGCGAGGGGCGGCGCGCGAGATCTGCGAAATGATAATGCAGGCGCAGGACACGCTGGACGCGCATCTTGCGACTTATCTCACATGA